A section of the Sebastes fasciatus isolate fSebFas1 chromosome 5, fSebFas1.pri, whole genome shotgun sequence genome encodes:
- the ptger3 gene encoding prostaglandin E2 receptor EP3 subtype — protein MTHMDGCDSLESLQTTSGDMLNFNFSKLREGNNTTQKNSSCGSVSVCFSIAMMITGMVGNSLALILVYISYKKKENKRKKSFLLCIGSLALTDLFGQLLTSPIVISVYQADMKWELIDSSGRLCAFFGVCMTTFGLCSLFLASAMAIERAMAITNPHWYSNHMKTSVTKQTLAAIWCLVLLFALLPVAGVGEYTRQWPGTWCFISTGYKAAKGSVFFAITFAVLGIFSLLVTLSCNVLTIRGLVIRCKTKSGTSQSSKQWERLTTETVIQLLGIMCVLLICWSPLLVLMLRMISNQVSSHDCNSTLLTSNHTSSRDVQLDCNFFLTAIRLASLNQILDPWVYLLFREILLRKVCIMANAVSNCSLDEQKETQTALDALNQKKQESIKNPNSQCG, from the exons ATGACACATATGGACGGCTGTGATTCTCTGGAGAGCTTACAAACCACATCTGGAGACATGCTGAACTTCAATTTTTCCAAATTGCGCGAAGGCAATAACACCACACAGAAGAACTCCAGCTGTGGATCCGTATCGGTCTGTTTCTCCATCGCCATGATGATCACCGGCATGGTGGGCAACTCCTTAGCTCTCATTCTGGTGTATATCAGTTACAAAAAGAAGgagaataaaaggaaaaagtCCTTCTTGCTTTGCATCGGATCTCTGGCGTTAACGGACCTGTTTGGACAGCTTTTAACGAGTCCCATAGTGATTTCAGTGTACCAGGCTGATATGAAATGGGAGCTCATCGACTCATCCGGCAGATTGTGCGCTTTTTTCGGTGTTTGCATGACAACTTTTGGATTGTGCTCTCTCTTCTTGGCCAGCGCAATGGCAATAGAGAGAGCCATGGCGATAACGAACCCACACTGGTACTCCAATCACATGAAGACGAGTGTGACCAAGCAGACTTTGGCTGCCATTTGGTGTCTGGTGTTGCTCTTTGCGCTGCTGCCCGTCGCAGGTGTGGGTGAATATACGCGCCAGTGGCCGGGCACATGGTGCTTTATCAGCACTGGCTACAAGGCTGCCAAAGGCAGTGTGTTTTTTGCCATCACTTTCGCTGTTCTTGGGATTTTCTCTCTGCTTGTTACACTTTCCTGCAACGTGTTGACGATCCGAGGCTTGGTTATCCGGTGCAAAACAAAGTCTGGCACGTCTCAGTCTTCAAAGCAGTGGGAACGGCTCACCACGGAGACTGTCATTCAGCTGTTAGGCATTATGTGCGTCCTCCTTATATGCTGGTCTCCTCTGCTG GTGCTGATGCTGAGGATGATCTCCAACCAGGTGTCCTCCCACGACTGCAACTCAACATTGTTGACCTCCAATCACACCTCTAGCCGGGACGTCCAGTTAGACTGCAACTTTTTTCTGACTGCGATCCGCTTGGCCTCCCTCAACCAGATCCTGGACCCGTGGGTCTATCTGCTCTTCAGGGAGATCCTCCTCCGCAAGGTCTGCATCATGGCTAACGCCGTGTCCAACTGCTCTTTAGACGAACAGAAGGAGACCCAGACGGCGTTGGATGCCCTGAACCAGAAGAAGCAAGAGAGCATCAAGAATCCTAATTCACAATGTGGCTAA